One part of the uncultured Bacteroides sp. genome encodes these proteins:
- a CDS encoding ABC transporter ATP-binding protein produces MATIKINNLQKDFGEKRAVDIDNYVINNGDILGLVGNNGAGKTTFFRLILDLLQASNGAAFINDIDSSKSEEWKNITGAFIDEGFLIDYLTPEEYFYFIGKMYGLKKEEVDNRLTTFERFMNGEVIGQKKFIRNFSAGNKQKIGIISAMIHNPELLILDEPFNFLDPSSQSIIKHILKDYSQQTGATILISSHNLNHTTDICPRIALLEDGKIIRDIDNIDNSAEKELEAYFNVE; encoded by the coding sequence ATGGCAACAATAAAAATCAATAATTTACAAAAAGACTTCGGCGAAAAAAGAGCTGTAGATATAGATAATTACGTAATAAACAACGGAGACATATTGGGTTTGGTAGGAAACAACGGAGCTGGTAAAACCACATTTTTCCGCCTAATCCTGGATTTGTTGCAAGCCAGTAATGGGGCTGCCTTTATCAATGACATCGATTCCAGCAAAAGTGAAGAGTGGAAGAACATAACCGGTGCATTTATTGACGAAGGTTTCCTCATTGATTACCTCACTCCGGAAGAGTATTTCTACTTTATCGGGAAAATGTATGGGCTAAAGAAAGAAGAAGTAGATAACCGTTTGACAACATTCGAACGTTTTATGAATGGAGAAGTTATTGGACAAAAGAAATTTATCCGCAATTTCTCTGCCGGAAACAAACAGAAGATTGGTATTATCTCAGCCATGATTCACAATCCGGAACTTCTTATACTGGATGAACCATTCAACTTCCTTGATCCAAGTTCACAGTCCATTATAAAACACATCCTTAAAGATTATAGCCAACAGACTGGTGCTACAATACTGATTTCCAGTCATAACCTGAACCACACTACAGATATCTGTCCACGCATTGCTTTGCTAGAAGATGGAAAGATTATCAGAGACATAGACAACATAGATAATTCCGCTGAAAAAGAGTTGGAAGCTTACTTTAATGTAGAATAG